A stretch of Rhinoderma darwinii isolate aRhiDar2 chromosome 4, aRhiDar2.hap1, whole genome shotgun sequence DNA encodes these proteins:
- the LOC142761010 gene encoding TOG array regulator of axonemal microtubules protein 1-like has translation MWAEDSFDSSSSVTSSSDSDLSDISSICYGMNQKYSLGDNFADYRDVAAQRVLARLTSNLQLRIPDKHPPSGDFGKKLGWKIPNTPEPPKRPIKDTEKEVTKDIGQRYKKYIAAAEKTLEDLRNMNNGRNSLQAYPSKPLPKITPVSTVQYNNSDYHQRNQHDEPPAPERKKTSVLPSIGPSSSHHAVQNHKATHNKQLKKMSQSKMTVADALILLEDEDWEKKIRGIDTISSLISVHPEAAVLIIQKLRTAVMKEVTNLRSAVSLAAIKCLNMMFTILQANMDCDLQQTVRVLLHKAGESNTFIHEAVDSALTSMVENVSPGRALTALIEGGLCHNNSKVRSTTVKHLVGLVDRMGPDFFLSDRKGITDRAIPAVVKSLQDRCPEARMYGREILSSLAPHPRLGAMLARYVPPKNLTAIKLLLKKCSN, from the coding sequence ATGTGGGCAGAAGACTCCTTTGACAGTAGTAGCTCAGTAACATCCAGCTCAGATTCTGACCTCTCAGATATTTCTTCCATCTGTTATGGCATGAATCAGAAGTACAGCCTAGGTGACAACTTTGCTGACTACCGGGATGTGGCGGCTCAGAGAGTGCTGGCCAGGTTGACCAGCAATCTTCAATTGAGAATCCCTGACAAACATCCGCCATCTGGTGACTTTGGAAAAAAACTGGGTTGGAAAATCCCTAACACCCCAGAACCACCTAAAAGGCCCATAAAAGACACAGAAAAAGAGGTCACCAAGGATATTGGCCAAAGATATAAAAAGTATATTGCAGCAGCCGAAAAGACCTTAGAAGACCTCAGGAATATGAACAATGGGAGGAATTCTCTCCAGGCGTATCCATCAAAACCTTTACCAAAAATAACGCCTGTGAGTACGGTGCAGTATAACAATTCCGATTACCATCAAAGGAACCAGCATGATGAGCCTCCTGCACCTGAGAGAAAGAAGACATCTGTATTACCATCTATAGGACCATCATCAAGTCATCATGCAGTCCAAAACCATAAAGCAACGCACAATAAACAACTAAAGAAGATGTCCCAGTCCAAGATGACAGTTGCTGACGCCTTAATCCTGCTGGAAGACGAGGACTGGGAAAAAAAGATTCGAGGAATTGACACCATCTCATCCTTGATATCGGTCCATCCTGAAGCTGCTGTTCTAATAATACAAAAACTGAGGACAGCAGTAATGAAGGAAGTGACCAACCTGAGATCTGCAGTGTCCCTAGCAGCGATCAAGTGCCTGAACATGATGTTCACAATATTGCAGGCGAACATGGACTGCGACCTCCAGCAAACTGTCCGGGTGTTGCTACACAAGGCCGGGGAATCCAACACCTTTATCCATGAAGCAGTGGACAGCGCTCTGACATCAATGGTGGAAAATGTCAGCCCAGGTCGCGCTCTGACAGCCCTAATAGAGGGAGGACTCTGCCACAACAACAGCAAAGTGAGATCCACCACAGTCAAGCATCTTGTAGGTTTGGTGGACAGAATGGGCCCAGACTTTTTTCTGTCTGATAGAAAAGGGATCACAGATAGGGCAATACCGGCTGTAGTCAAATCTTTACAGGACCGCTGCCCCGAAGCCAGAATGTATGGCAGGGAAATCCTGAGCAGTCTAGCTCCACACCCTAGACTGGGCGCAATGCTGGCAAGGTATGTGCCACCTAAAAACTTAACAGCCATAAAGCTCCTGCTGAAAAAATGTTCCAACTAA